Proteins encoded by one window of Akkermansia muciniphila ATCC BAA-835:
- the nagZ gene encoding beta-N-acetylhexosaminidase — protein MLPALIGISGHEVGAEEEAAIRRLQPAGFILFSRNIDSVEQVRGLTESLRKLCLHHPVIAVDQEGGRVVRTASLGLNLPSPASLARLGSVGGIVELGAVTALALRYLGVNLNFAPVLDICHDPSAANALPGRCWGDNAQDVISRGGVYASNLRRGGVQSCGKHFPGMGRALADPHFSLPVIGLDERELFKTDLLPFLALCPALSSIMSAHIMLPQIDPDYPATLSERVIRGLLRDRLGFRGVVFTDDLCMGAITTQYSPDDAAFLSLKAGCDLPLICHDPLPWLDGLASRQESLNAYDRWDSFKRVEKLSDSLCFPFPEKASLWDSCLRRAEALCRLEEDGREKLPSSPVQKY, from the coding sequence ATGCTCCCTGCCCTGATCGGCATAAGCGGCCATGAAGTGGGCGCGGAGGAGGAGGCTGCCATCCGGCGTTTGCAGCCGGCCGGATTCATTCTGTTTTCCAGGAATATTGATTCCGTGGAGCAGGTGCGCGGTCTGACGGAGTCGCTGCGGAAACTTTGCCTCCACCATCCTGTCATTGCCGTGGATCAGGAGGGGGGGCGGGTGGTTCGCACCGCTTCCCTGGGCTTGAATTTGCCCTCCCCGGCTTCGCTGGCCCGGCTCGGTTCGGTTGGCGGCATCGTGGAACTGGGCGCGGTGACGGCTTTAGCTCTCCGCTACCTGGGGGTGAACCTGAATTTTGCCCCGGTGCTGGATATTTGCCATGATCCGTCCGCAGCCAACGCGCTGCCCGGCCGCTGCTGGGGAGACAATGCGCAGGACGTTATTTCACGCGGCGGCGTTTATGCCTCCAACCTGCGCCGGGGAGGCGTGCAGAGCTGCGGCAAACATTTTCCCGGCATGGGGCGTGCCCTGGCGGATCCCCATTTCAGCCTTCCCGTGATCGGCCTGGATGAACGGGAGCTGTTCAAGACGGATCTGCTGCCTTTTCTGGCTCTGTGTCCGGCATTGTCCTCCATCATGTCCGCCCATATCATGCTGCCTCAGATTGATCCCGATTATCCCGCCACCTTGTCTGAACGGGTGATCAGGGGGCTTCTGCGTGACCGCCTCGGTTTCCGGGGCGTGGTGTTTACGGATGATTTGTGCATGGGGGCGATTACGACGCAGTATTCACCGGATGACGCCGCCTTCCTGTCCCTGAAGGCCGGATGCGATCTTCCCCTGATTTGCCATGACCCTCTTCCCTGGCTGGATGGGTTGGCTTCCCGCCAGGAAAGTTTGAACGCCTATGACCGGTGGGATTCTTTCAAACGGGTGGAAAAGCTGAGCGACTCCCTGTGTTTCCCGTTTCCGGAAAAGGCTTCCCTGTGGGATTCCTGCCTCCGCCGTGCGGAGGCTCTATGCCGCCTGGAAGAGGACGGAAGAGAAAAACTGCCTTCATCCCCAGTCCAGAAATATTGA
- the pyrE gene encoding orotate phosphoribosyltransferase, producing the protein MSEQYDLLKSILLEKSVRTGTFTLASGKVSDLYVDCRMTALDPVGATLVGALGWKLVKEDILPRFPEVAAIGGMTMGADPISLAVGMTSALEGAEKTLQVFTVRKEPKDHGRGRRIEGNFQAGDTVVVVDDVITTGGSTLKAIDAIEAEGGRVAAALVLLDREEGGRQAIEERGIPVYPLYTRTSLLGH; encoded by the coding sequence ATGAGCGAACAATACGATCTTCTTAAAAGCATTCTTTTGGAAAAATCCGTGCGTACGGGAACTTTTACACTGGCTTCCGGCAAGGTGTCCGATTTGTATGTGGACTGCCGCATGACAGCCCTGGACCCCGTAGGAGCCACTCTGGTGGGCGCTCTGGGCTGGAAGCTGGTGAAGGAGGATATTTTGCCCCGTTTCCCGGAGGTGGCGGCCATCGGCGGCATGACCATGGGGGCGGACCCTATTTCCCTGGCCGTCGGCATGACCAGCGCTCTGGAAGGGGCGGAAAAGACGCTTCAGGTGTTCACCGTGCGCAAAGAACCGAAGGACCATGGCCGCGGCCGCCGTATTGAAGGCAATTTCCAGGCCGGGGATACCGTGGTCGTGGTGGATGACGTTATCACGACGGGAGGCTCTACGCTGAAGGCTATTGATGCCATTGAGGCGGAAGGGGGCAGGGTTGCCGCCGCCCTGGTGCTGCTGGACCGAGAGGAAGGCGGACGCCAGGCGATTGAGGAACGCGGCATTCCCGTTTACCCGCTGTACACCAGGACTTCCTTGTTGGGCCATTAA
- a CDS encoding L,D-transpeptidase, whose product MKSGILALVSISSALVSCISYERPPLFDQITGKIQGMSGRDDYLSGVGATSGVNTDLPPEARLGQGYWDLPAGTQGEKHIIIDLKQQKVFYYVGTTLVGVSPMSSGKEGYGTPRGTYKIIQKDANYKSGTYGVLRSKSTGAVVNGDYNARAGGAPAGTYFDPAPMPYWMRITGGYGMHVGFVTGYPVSHGCVRLPEDMAKTFFEHTPIGTKVTIR is encoded by the coding sequence ATGAAATCCGGCATACTGGCGTTAGTTTCTATCAGTTCCGCTCTTGTTTCCTGCATATCGTACGAGAGGCCCCCGCTGTTTGACCAAATCACCGGAAAAATTCAGGGAATGTCCGGACGGGACGATTATCTGTCCGGGGTGGGCGCCACCTCAGGCGTCAACACGGATCTGCCTCCGGAAGCCCGTCTGGGCCAGGGATATTGGGATCTGCCGGCGGGCACCCAGGGGGAAAAGCACATCATCATTGACCTCAAGCAGCAGAAAGTCTTCTACTACGTGGGAACCACGCTCGTGGGCGTTTCCCCCATGTCTTCCGGCAAGGAAGGCTACGGCACTCCCAGGGGAACATACAAAATCATCCAGAAAGACGCCAACTACAAATCCGGCACATACGGCGTTCTGCGCAGCAAATCCACCGGAGCCGTCGTCAACGGAGATTACAACGCCAGGGCTGGCGGAGCGCCGGCAGGAACCTACTTCGACCCCGCCCCCATGCCTTACTGGATGCGGATTACGGGAGGCTACGGCATGCATGTGGGTTTTGTCACCGGATATCCGGTCAGCCACGGCTGCGTGCGCCTGCCGGAGGACATGGCCAAGACATTCTTTGAACACACCCCCATCGGCACCAAGGTCACCATCCGTTAG
- the hemW gene encoding radical SAM family heme chaperone HemW codes for MHLYVHIPFCHRICPYCAFFKHTPASTDMKSFIRALGREAESRAAALATNRGGETATLYFGGGTPSMLSDTHLGHFMETLDRLVPVDKLDEFSFEANPATFTEKKVRFWRSLGMTRVSLGVQSLDSGILHLLGREHTPAQALHSVEMLKNAGMPHINMDLMFAIPGQTLSIWEATLKEAVRAGTDHISAYNLTYEEDTEFFRSLLRGEKRQDPDEDAAFFELAEHMLEAAGLRHYETSNYAREGCISPHNMAYWKGEDYVGIGPGAVSTINGIRYSNTRDTDAYIRSTLENGLPLSEQEPVTEEDYRLERIALMLRTDEGLPLKYILPESRPLLEQYRELGLADISPEQRFILKGRGRLLVDAIAAELC; via the coding sequence GTGCACCTCTACGTCCACATTCCTTTCTGCCACCGTATTTGCCCGTACTGCGCTTTCTTCAAGCACACGCCGGCCTCCACGGACATGAAATCATTCATCCGTGCTCTGGGCAGGGAGGCGGAATCCCGCGCAGCCGCTCTGGCCACAAACCGCGGAGGGGAAACGGCTACGCTTTATTTTGGCGGGGGTACTCCCTCCATGCTCTCGGACACGCATCTGGGGCATTTTATGGAAACCCTGGATCGTCTCGTGCCCGTGGACAAACTGGACGAATTCTCCTTTGAGGCCAACCCCGCCACCTTTACGGAAAAAAAAGTGCGCTTTTGGCGCAGCCTGGGCATGACACGTGTCTCCCTGGGCGTGCAGTCCCTGGATTCCGGCATCCTGCATCTGCTGGGGCGCGAACATACCCCGGCCCAGGCTCTGCACTCCGTGGAAATGCTGAAAAATGCGGGAATGCCCCATATCAACATGGATCTCATGTTCGCCATTCCGGGGCAAACCCTCTCCATATGGGAAGCCACCCTGAAGGAAGCTGTCCGCGCCGGAACGGACCATATCTCCGCCTACAACCTCACCTATGAAGAAGACACGGAATTCTTCCGGAGCCTGCTGAGGGGAGAGAAAAGGCAGGATCCGGACGAAGACGCCGCCTTTTTTGAACTGGCGGAACACATGCTGGAGGCGGCAGGCTTGCGCCACTATGAAACCTCCAACTACGCCCGGGAGGGCTGCATCTCCCCCCACAACATGGCCTACTGGAAGGGAGAGGACTATGTGGGCATAGGGCCTGGCGCGGTCAGCACCATCAACGGCATACGGTACTCCAACACGCGGGATACGGACGCCTACATACGCAGCACGCTGGAAAACGGCCTCCCCCTTTCCGAACAGGAACCCGTCACCGAGGAAGACTACCGCTTGGAACGCATTGCCCTGATGCTCCGGACGGATGAAGGATTGCCGCTGAAATACATTCTGCCGGAATCCCGTCCTCTGCTGGAACAATACCGGGAACTGGGCTTGGCGGACATTTCCCCGGAACAAAGGTTCATCCTGAAAGGCCGCGGACGCCTGCTCGTGGACGCCATCGCAGCGGAACTGTGCTGA
- the serS gene encoding serine--tRNA ligase, with translation MLDIRVIRENPEEVKARLKPRSGDAWKLVDDVLACDEARRNAETEKQALQSERNATSKQIGMLKKKGEDTSSIEARVREIGDRIRELDRVAEENAAQLTSLLMNIPNLPHLECPVGADETANPEIKLWGEKPAIENPKDHVELAANLGMISFEDGARITGSGFVVYRGAGARLERALINFLLNTQTVENGYQEVGVPFVVKRECMEGTGQLPKFEEDMYGTEDQQMFLIPTAEVPVTNLYRDTILQESDLPIKMAAYTPCFRREAGSAGRINRGMIRVHQFDKVELVQILKPEDSFRELEVLRSHAESILQKLGLHYRVIELCTGDLGFSSAKTYDIEVWAPGQGQYLEVSSCSCFTDYQARRMRLRYKDADGKNQFCHTLNGSGTALPRLYVALLETYQQPDGSIRIPEALVPYFGADCIRPEQA, from the coding sequence ATGCTCGACATCCGTGTAATACGAGAAAATCCGGAAGAAGTGAAAGCGCGGCTAAAGCCCCGCAGCGGCGACGCGTGGAAGCTTGTTGATGACGTTCTGGCCTGCGATGAAGCGCGCCGCAATGCCGAGACGGAAAAGCAGGCCCTGCAGTCCGAGCGCAATGCCACCTCCAAGCAGATCGGCATGCTCAAGAAGAAAGGGGAAGACACTTCCTCCATTGAAGCGCGCGTGCGCGAAATCGGGGACCGCATCCGGGAACTGGACCGTGTCGCGGAGGAAAATGCAGCCCAGCTCACCTCCCTGCTGATGAACATTCCCAACCTGCCGCACCTGGAATGCCCCGTGGGTGCGGATGAAACGGCCAACCCGGAAATCAAGCTTTGGGGAGAAAAGCCCGCTATTGAAAACCCGAAGGACCATGTGGAACTGGCCGCGAATCTGGGCATGATTTCCTTTGAAGACGGAGCACGGATTACGGGCTCCGGTTTTGTGGTGTACCGTGGGGCGGGCGCCCGTCTGGAACGTGCCCTGATCAACTTCCTGCTGAATACGCAGACCGTGGAAAACGGTTATCAGGAAGTGGGCGTTCCTTTTGTGGTGAAAAGGGAGTGCATGGAAGGCACCGGCCAGCTTCCTAAATTTGAGGAAGACATGTACGGCACGGAAGACCAGCAGATGTTCCTGATTCCTACGGCGGAAGTGCCGGTCACCAACCTGTACCGGGATACCATTTTACAGGAAAGCGACCTGCCCATCAAGATGGCCGCGTACACGCCCTGCTTCCGCCGGGAAGCCGGAAGCGCCGGCCGCATCAACCGCGGTATGATCCGCGTCCACCAGTTTGACAAGGTGGAACTGGTGCAGATTTTAAAGCCGGAAGACTCCTTCCGGGAGCTGGAAGTGCTCCGCAGCCATGCGGAATCCATCCTTCAAAAACTGGGGCTGCATTACCGGGTGATTGAGCTCTGCACGGGAGACCTCGGTTTTTCCTCCGCCAAGACGTATGATATTGAAGTATGGGCTCCGGGACAGGGGCAGTATCTGGAAGTTTCTTCCTGTTCCTGCTTTACGGACTACCAGGCGCGCCGCATGCGCCTGCGTTACAAGGATGCCGACGGCAAGAACCAGTTCTGCCACACCCTGAACGGTTCCGGCACGGCTCTGCCGCGGCTGTATGTGGCCCTTCTGGAAACTTACCAGCAGCCGGACGGCTCCATCCGGATTCCGGAGGCGCTTGTGCCGTATTTCGGCGCGGACTGCATCCGTCCTGAACAGGCTTGA
- a CDS encoding zinc-dependent alcohol dehydrogenase: MQQTARAAVLTAPKTFEIREYPIPAIGDDEMLIKVEACGVCGTDGHEYNRDPFGLCPVVLGHEGTGEIVAMGRNITKDTAGNPVALGDKIVTCIIPCGTCDACLNTPARTNLCENVGVYGLMPDDDVHLNGYFGEYLVIRKGSTFFNVSGMTLDQRILVEPAAVVVHSLERAKSTGLLKFNSVVLVQGCGPIGLLQIATLRTLGIETIIAVDGNDSRLELAREMGASRTYNFTRYADLNELLDAVKKDNGGRLADFVFQCTGVGKAGANAWKFVKRGGGLCEVGFFMDGGESVINHHYDLCNKEVTAVGSWVYSPQDYPTTFDFLKRAYGIGLPLTKLISHRFKLDEIAEALETNVQMKGIKIAVICNCSKNI; the protein is encoded by the coding sequence ATGCAACAAACCGCACGCGCCGCTGTCCTGACAGCACCAAAGACATTTGAAATCCGTGAATATCCCATTCCCGCCATCGGAGACGATGAAATGCTGATCAAGGTGGAAGCCTGCGGCGTTTGCGGAACGGACGGCCACGAATACAACCGGGACCCCTTCGGCCTCTGCCCCGTGGTCCTGGGCCATGAAGGCACCGGGGAAATCGTCGCCATGGGCAGGAATATCACTAAAGACACCGCCGGAAATCCCGTAGCGCTGGGGGACAAGATCGTCACCTGCATCATTCCCTGCGGCACCTGTGACGCCTGCCTGAATACTCCGGCCCGCACCAACCTGTGCGAAAATGTGGGCGTGTATGGCCTGATGCCTGACGACGACGTGCATCTGAACGGCTACTTCGGGGAGTACCTCGTCATCCGCAAGGGCTCCACATTTTTCAATGTTTCCGGCATGACGCTGGACCAGCGCATTCTGGTGGAACCCGCCGCAGTGGTGGTCCATTCCCTGGAACGCGCCAAGTCCACCGGGCTCCTCAAGTTCAATTCTGTGGTTCTCGTGCAGGGCTGCGGCCCCATCGGCCTTCTTCAAATCGCCACGCTGCGCACGCTGGGCATTGAAACCATCATCGCTGTGGACGGCAATGACTCCCGCCTGGAACTGGCCAGGGAAATGGGAGCCTCCCGCACGTATAACTTCACCCGGTACGCGGATCTGAACGAACTGCTGGATGCCGTGAAAAAGGACAACGGCGGCCGCCTGGCGGACTTCGTCTTTCAGTGCACGGGCGTAGGCAAGGCCGGGGCCAACGCCTGGAAGTTCGTGAAGCGCGGCGGCGGCCTGTGCGAAGTGGGCTTTTTCATGGATGGAGGGGAAAGCGTTATCAACCACCATTACGACCTCTGCAACAAGGAGGTAACCGCCGTAGGCTCCTGGGTGTACTCCCCGCAGGACTACCCGACCACATTCGACTTTCTGAAGCGAGCCTACGGCATCGGCCTGCCGCTGACCAAGCTGATCTCCCACCGCTTCAAGCTGGATGAAATCGCGGAAGCCCTGGAAACCAACGTCCAGATGAAAGGCATCAAGATTGCCGTCATTTGTAATTGCAGTAAAAATATATAA
- a CDS encoding carbon-nitrogen hydrolase, with protein sequence MPKIALIQLSADARPSVNKEKTESAIREAAANGAQIVCTQELFTTEYFCRTEECDLFDLAEPVPGELTEAHRKLAAELGVVIVASGFEKRATGLYHNTAWVVDADGSFLGMYRKMHIPQDPGFEEKFYFTPGDLGYKAFDTKFGRIGVLICWDQWYPEAARLTAMQGAEIIFYPTAIGWLPEEKPLLGEQQHCAWETVQRGHAVANGCYVCAVNRVGTEGESEFWGQSFVADYYGQIVAKAPVSDEAILYADLDLDALEDHRRIWPFFRDRRIDSYGGITERWGK encoded by the coding sequence ATGCCGAAAATTGCACTCATTCAACTGTCCGCAGATGCCCGGCCTTCCGTGAACAAGGAAAAGACGGAATCCGCCATCCGTGAAGCCGCCGCCAACGGCGCGCAGATTGTCTGCACCCAGGAACTTTTTACCACGGAATACTTTTGCAGGACGGAGGAATGCGATTTATTCGACTTGGCGGAACCTGTTCCCGGGGAATTGACGGAAGCCCACAGGAAACTGGCGGCGGAACTGGGCGTGGTGATTGTTGCCTCCGGCTTTGAAAAGCGCGCCACCGGGCTTTACCACAATACCGCCTGGGTGGTGGATGCGGACGGTTCGTTCCTGGGCATGTACCGCAAGATGCATATTCCGCAGGATCCCGGGTTTGAAGAAAAATTCTACTTCACCCCCGGCGACCTGGGCTATAAGGCGTTCGACACCAAATTCGGCCGCATCGGCGTGCTCATCTGCTGGGACCAGTGGTACCCGGAAGCCGCGCGCCTGACGGCCATGCAGGGGGCGGAAATCATTTTTTACCCCACGGCCATCGGCTGGCTGCCGGAGGAAAAGCCCCTGCTGGGGGAACAGCAGCACTGCGCGTGGGAAACCGTGCAGCGCGGCCATGCCGTGGCCAACGGCTGCTATGTCTGCGCCGTCAACCGGGTGGGGACGGAAGGGGAAAGCGAATTCTGGGGGCAGTCCTTTGTGGCGGACTACTATGGCCAGATTGTGGCGAAGGCTCCCGTCAGCGATGAAGCCATCCTGTACGCGGACCTTGACCTGGACGCATTGGAAGACCACCGCCGCATCTGGCCCTTTTTCCGTGACCGCCGCATTGACTCCTACGGCGGCATCACGGAACGGTGGGGAAAGTAA
- a CDS encoding AAA family ATPase, whose translation MEPVTPTLPDDDVAAIDRLGAIYKELSSELSKMIIGQQRVVELLSIALFSRGHALLMGVPGLAKTLLVSSVAKTLDLSFNRIQFTPDLMPADITGTDIIQDDSAGGKRQFEFIRGPVFANIVLADEINRAPAKTQSALLEAMQERRVTVMGRTFTLLPPFFVLATQNPIEQEGTYPLPEAQLDRFMFLIEVDYPTEEEEMRIARETTGTRSEELKHILSGEEIIFYQDLVRRVPVPEHIYEYAVKLVRATRPTLETSPEWVKQYVAWGAGPRAVQFLILGAKTRAALQGSYIVRREDIDAIVEPVLMHRVVTNFAAESQGITPRKAVARLAAEI comes from the coding sequence ATGGAACCCGTCACCCCCACTCTGCCCGACGACGACGTAGCCGCCATTGACCGGCTCGGCGCCATTTACAAGGAGCTTTCCTCGGAATTGAGCAAAATGATCATTGGCCAGCAACGCGTCGTGGAGCTGCTGAGCATCGCCCTGTTTTCCCGCGGGCATGCCCTCCTGATGGGAGTTCCGGGCCTGGCGAAGACGCTGCTGGTCAGTTCCGTGGCAAAAACGCTGGACCTTAGTTTCAACCGCATCCAGTTCACGCCGGACCTGATGCCCGCGGACATTACCGGCACGGACATCATCCAGGATGATTCCGCCGGCGGCAAGCGCCAGTTCGAGTTCATCAGGGGGCCCGTGTTCGCCAACATCGTGCTGGCGGACGAAATCAACCGCGCCCCCGCCAAAACCCAGTCCGCCCTGCTGGAGGCCATGCAGGAGCGCCGCGTCACCGTCATGGGCCGCACCTTCACCCTGCTCCCCCCCTTTTTCGTGCTTGCCACCCAAAACCCCATTGAACAGGAAGGCACCTACCCCCTGCCGGAAGCCCAGCTGGACCGCTTCATGTTCCTGATTGAAGTGGACTACCCCACGGAGGAGGAGGAAATGCGCATCGCCCGGGAAACCACCGGAACCCGGAGCGAGGAACTCAAGCACATCCTCTCCGGGGAGGAAATCATCTTTTACCAGGATCTGGTGCGCCGCGTTCCCGTTCCGGAACATATTTACGAGTATGCCGTGAAACTGGTGCGCGCCACCCGCCCCACCCTGGAAACTTCCCCGGAATGGGTAAAGCAGTATGTAGCCTGGGGCGCAGGCCCCCGCGCCGTCCAGTTCCTGATTCTTGGGGCCAAGACCCGCGCCGCTCTCCAGGGCAGCTACATCGTCCGCAGGGAAGACATAGACGCCATTGTGGAACCTGTGCTGATGCACCGCGTGGTCACCAACTTCGCCGCGGAATCCCAGGGCATCACGCCCCGTAAGGCCGTGGCGCGCCTGGCGGCGGAAATCTGA
- a CDS encoding DUF58 domain-containing protein, translating to MKYLNHNLLSRLGNLPLEARHSMTGNVSGRHRSASRGSSVEFAEYRKYVAGDDTRRLDWKAYARSDRYYIKEFEADTNLRAYIVMDLSGSMNYHPEQVETKYMRACRLAANLAYIAIRQGDAVGLSFARQTKDGAALHIPASRRPAHLNVLISQMDTHSPQGETVLPDTLHELAERVGRRALVLIFSDLFTDTAELKNALRHLHFRKHDIAVFHLVDQLEIDFDFDRPIRFVDMEGGGSLITEPDLIADEYRAIVASYLEETRRICTDINADYRLVRTGDSLEDVLTGFLMGRQKKKAAG from the coding sequence ATGAAATACCTGAATCACAACCTGCTCAGCCGCCTGGGGAACCTTCCCCTGGAAGCGCGCCACAGCATGACGGGGAACGTATCCGGCCGCCATAGAAGCGCCAGCCGCGGCTCCTCCGTGGAATTTGCGGAATACCGCAAATACGTGGCCGGAGACGATACACGCCGTCTGGACTGGAAAGCGTATGCACGGTCGGACAGGTATTACATCAAGGAGTTTGAAGCGGATACCAACCTGCGCGCCTACATCGTCATGGATCTTTCCGGCTCCATGAATTATCATCCGGAGCAGGTGGAGACCAAGTATATGCGCGCGTGCAGGCTGGCGGCCAACCTGGCTTACATTGCCATCCGGCAGGGAGACGCGGTGGGACTGAGTTTTGCCCGGCAGACGAAGGACGGCGCCGCGCTGCACATCCCCGCCTCCCGCCGCCCCGCCCACCTGAACGTGCTCATCAGCCAGATGGACACGCATTCTCCGCAGGGGGAGACCGTCCTTCCCGATACCCTGCATGAACTGGCGGAACGCGTCGGCCGCCGCGCCCTGGTGTTGATTTTCTCAGACCTGTTCACAGATACGGCGGAGCTTAAAAACGCCCTCCGCCACCTCCATTTCCGCAAGCATGACATAGCCGTATTCCATCTGGTGGACCAGTTGGAAATAGATTTTGACTTTGACCGCCCCATCCGCTTCGTGGACATGGAAGGCGGCGGCTCCCTGATTACGGAGCCGGACCTTATCGCGGACGAGTACCGGGCTATCGTGGCCAGCTATCTGGAAGAAACGCGCCGGATCTGCACGGATATCAATGCGGACTACCGCCTGGTCAGAACCGGAGATTCCCTGGAAGACGTGCTGACCGGCTTCCTGATGGGACGTCAGAAAAAGAAGGCGGCCGGATAA
- the pth gene encoding aminoacyl-tRNA hydrolase — protein MHPDAPRIAGSVCFSSLSLFSIVDAPVKMIVGLGNPGRTYEDTRHNAGFMVLDRLAARWGAVFKADRQRKCEVAAGPGVLLVKPSTFMNESGLCVGPMMRFFKLDPRSVFVIHDEVDFPLGVIKLREKGSAGGHNGIKSLIAHMGTQEFPRLRFGIGQPRGKGEMIGHVLGKFRPEERELLDVTLGKAEDAVLYTMEHGITRAGNIFNAVPG, from the coding sequence ATGCACCCAGACGCTCCCCGGATTGCAGGAAGCGTCTGTTTTTCATCTCTTTCCCTTTTTTCCATTGTGGATGCACCCGTTAAAATGATCGTGGGCCTGGGCAACCCGGGCAGAACCTATGAAGACACCCGCCATAACGCGGGGTTCATGGTGCTTGACCGCCTGGCCGCCCGGTGGGGGGCCGTATTCAAGGCGGACAGGCAGCGCAAGTGCGAGGTGGCCGCCGGCCCCGGCGTCCTGCTGGTGAAACCCTCCACGTTCATGAATGAATCCGGTCTGTGCGTGGGCCCCATGATGCGGTTTTTCAAACTGGATCCCCGCAGCGTGTTCGTCATTCATGATGAAGTGGATTTCCCCCTGGGCGTGATCAAGCTGCGGGAAAAAGGCTCCGCAGGCGGCCACAACGGCATTAAATCCCTCATCGCCCACATGGGCACCCAGGAATTCCCGCGCCTCCGTTTCGGCATCGGCCAGCCCCGTGGCAAAGGGGAAATGATAGGGCACGTGCTGGGCAAATTCCGCCCGGAGGAACGCGAGCTTCTGGACGTGACGCTTGGCAAGGCGGAGGACGCCGTGCTGTACACCATGGAACACGGCATTACCAGGGCAGGCAATATTTTCAACGCTGTTCCAGGCTGA